A region of the Desulfobacter postgatei 2ac9 genome:
TTCTTAGCACCGGGAAGCAGCGTCTGGGTAACCAGAGGTTGTAAGTTTCTTATGGGCAAAGATGCAGGCCGTAACGAAAGTGAACCTATATGTAGCCTCGTCAACTAATTGAAGATGCCGACCTTTTGGACATCAAGGGAAGGCCGTAGTGCCTGGGAGTAGAAAACGGAAATCCTTTCAGGTGATCTTCCGGGGTAGCAGGGATGGCATGTATCGGAAGAATTGCAGTGCAGTGCGGGAGACCCAATGCGGTTACGGTGAAGGGCCGTTAACTGATGGATATAAGGAGATCCGAAATTCCATGGGGCTGTATTGGGAGTCGGAGGGGTTCATAGTACCGATTGAGGCTGAGGGACAACATAACCCCGGCTAAGGAAAGGGACCCTACTTTGTTCACGTAACTAACGAGCGAGGATCAGGAGATTGCAATATGCTACTAACTCCGGATAGGATCAGGACGCTTCAGAGGAAGCTCTATTGTAAAGGCCAAGCAGGAACCGGATTTTCGTTTCTATTCTTTATATGACAAGGTCTACCGGGGCTGACATCCTTGGTCATGCCTATCGCCTTGCCCGGGCAAACAAAGGTGCACCTGGAATAGATGGTGTCAGCTTTAAGTCCATAGAGAAGGATGGAGGGGAAATCAAAATTTGTGCAAAAGTTGGAATCCCAACTTACGCAAAAGTGGAAAAAGGGCGCAAGCCTTACAGCGAAGAACATCGGAAAAGCCGTGTACGGGAGAACCGTATGCACGGTTTGATGAGGGAGCATTGAGGATGCAAGGCCTTTGGAACACGTAGTAGCCGCGTGCGGCAAGGCGTCTCGAATATAAAAAGGGCTGAAGAAACCGGCCGAATCAGTGCTCTACTCTACCCAGATTACCAGATTCTACCTGACAGTGATCCATTGGATTGAAANNNNNNNNNNNNNNNNNNNNNNNNNNNNNNNNNNNNNNNNNNNNNNNNNNNNNNNNNNNNNNNNNNNNNNNNNNNNNNNNNNNNNNNNNNNNNNNNNNNNTGCTCAATGGTGTCCATTAATTCCCAGAAATAGCGTTTGCCATGTAGCTTTTTTTGTTGTATTCAGCACCGACCTCCATTAAAAGTCCAGAGATTTTATTTTAGTTTGGGTTGCTGTTCTGACTATGTGGTTTCTGTATCTTAAAATTCTTCTTAATTCTCGCAACTCGCTCGGAGCCATATAACATTCCGGTAACAGATCAACTCTGAGAAGGTCACATATTTTCTGGGCATCAGATAGATCGTTTTCTTTTAGCTGCTGTAATCGCTTTGAGCATTTCAGGATGAGCGACCTTGATATCATCGGCATAAGGTTTTATGAAGTCATAAATCCAGCCGGTAAACATTGTTGCTTCCATTGCAACCGTCCAAGGGCGGGGAAGTTGCTCCATCCATTCTTCCAATGCCGGCCTGGTTGCAGATATCACTCCATTCCCAAGAAGTGTTCCATCGCCTGCTTTAATACAATAAGCGTATAATTTTTTGTGGATATCTAAACCAATGTAATGCATACTCATTATGACCTCCTTGTGGTAATTGATTCTGGATGACTCAGGTTATTCCAGCCGCTTTCTAAAGCCATCATGCCGCTTGGAGGTCTTTTTTGTAAAGAGAATCTGCCGATTTAAAATTCATTTTCACTATGGTAAGATACCATTCATTACCAGCTCGGAGGATAGGGCAATGCTGGGAAGCAACCTGAGCGCCGTAGCTGGTGACGGAGACATGGGGGGTGATATACAGTCAATTGCGTATTGCCCCTCTCCCATGTTTCTGTCCATAATGCGTTAAATCCAGGGGGGTTGGGGGCTGGCCCCCAAATTAAAATCGGGTATTATTCCTTGCGTAACTTATGCATTCAAACACCTTACTCATTGTTATTTCGACCAGTTTTTTTGCGCCTCAGCCGCCTGTCTAAAATAGCTTCCAAATGTTTTACAAAAGTCGTTTGAACGGTCAGTCGGTCCGTTCATGTTTTCTGAATAATTCAATTTCAGATTTATGAATATCAGAAAATAAAAAATCTCTCCAGGGGATATTGACAATCTCAAGCAGGGGGGGTGTTTTGACAAGAATCTCATCCTTTTTATCCATATGTGTGCCCCGGCACTGCTCCATTTCCAATCCTCAGAACATTTTGCAAGACCGGCACGGACCGGATTGTACTCAATATAATGGGTACACGCCAATAACCACCTCTCTTCCATGGTAAATGACACACCCCCCCTGTCATAAATGACCACGCCAACCTACCCTGAAATTGATCATTCTCGTATATCGTCTGTGTGCTTCCCCGATGACCTGAATTAATCCATCCTTGGTTTCAGGAACTGCAATCAGGTGAATATGATTGGGCATCAGGCAATAGGCCCATATATCAACCTTATAGTTCAAACACCATTCCTCCATCAAAGCCAGATAGGCTTTAAAGTCCTGATCTTTGAAAAATGTCTGCTGCCTTCTATTCCCCTTTTGTGTAATGTGATGGGGAAAACCCGGCGCCACTGCCCTTGCCCTTCGTGCCATGAAGGGATTTAAACAAACATTCTAATTCCTGTTAACAAATAAGTAAGATGTCCCCAGATTTAAAATAGAAGCCCGTTGTTCATTCAAGGGCTCCACCTGGAATTGCTGGGTGCCGTCGGAAGGTGCCAGATAAAACCGTTCGGACACCACCCGGGACAAGGAGTTATCCCCAAGCGCCATATGCTCAATACCCGCAAACAGATCCGGGTCCAGAAAAATATCCTCCAGCAGCACAGGTTCATCCCGGGCCACGGTCAAACGGGACATGGCAAAGGCGGCTTTGCCGTGAAACGGATTTTCCACATCGCCTGTAACGGTTTGTTTATTCAAAGGTAAAATCACTCTTTTTTGCGTAGGCACCCCCTTGGTTGAAAATGCCTGGGAGGTCCCGGCAAGGGAGAACAGATCAATTTGCGGCGACGGTTCCTTCACAAAGGTTCCGGACCCCCGCCTTCTTTGGATCAGTCCCCGTTGCACCAGAATATCCATGGCCTGACGCACGGTGGGGCGGCCCACCCCATATGATTTTGCAAGTTCCGTTTCAGACGGAATCATATGCCCGGGCGGGTAAACGCCCTCCCGGATACGGGATTGCAGCTGTTCGCAAATCTGGTGATACAAGGGTATGGGGGAGTCAGGATTCAGCATAGCCGGTATTGCTCTTAAGTTTGCAGCTGTTCGGAATTTGTAGTGGACCCGTTATCCGGAAAACTGCTCAATTAATAATATCGGCATCATAATTGACAATATGTCAAGTTGTCAAGACATTTTGACAAATCGATTCTATTTAAATTGTAAGGCAAAACAACCTTGCCCAGACGCCTTTAATTTGTTAGGAAATAAACACAGCAACGAAAAACAGATCTACTTGAAAACATGGAAACCGCAAGCCATAAGCACGATTTTTCATAATTTCGAATTTTGACATTAGGACAAAAGGAGACAAAGATGGAAAATACCACGACATTCCAAATCAAATCAGTCAAAGTGGACGGAAAAAATCGCGTACTAAACGCGCGGAAGGACACGCCGGATATACGGGACAGAATGTATGAGCCTGCCCTCATTCCACTCAAGCCCGTCATTGACAAACGTGGCTTGGTGCCGAAGATTCTTGACCAGGGAACGGAAGGGGCTTGTACCGGGTTTGGCCTTGCAGCTGTGATCAACCTGCTGAACGCGGAAAAAGACACCAAGTTCCGGGTCAGCCCCAGAATGCTCTATGAAATGGCCAAGATGCATGACGAATGGCCAGGCGAGGACTACGCGGGTTCCAGTTGCCGGGGGGCCATACGCGGCTGGAAAAACATGGGTGTTTGCAGCGAAGAGATCTGGCCATATGATCAAGACAGCCCCGGTGAGATCTCCATAGAGCGGGCATCCAATGCCCGTTCCAATGCCCTCGGCGCCTATTATCGGCTGAGTTCGGAACTCAACGATTACCATGCGGCCCTGAACGAGGTCGGAGCGATCTATGTCTCGGCCGACGTGCATTCCGGCTGATTTAACCCCAAGATCCTGGGGAATTCCGAACTGGCAACGATCCAACCAAACGCCAACGTCAGCGGCGGGCATGCCTTTGCCATCGTCGGTTATAACAGCGACGGCTTTATTGTGCAGAACTCGTGGGGAAAAGGCTGGGGGTCTGATGGGTTTGCCCTGTGGCTATATGAAGACTGGATCAGCAGCATCAGCGACGGTTGGGTATTCCGGCTTGCCATCCCCACGCCCCAGGTCTTTGGCATCACAGCCCGGTCGCTGGCGAAGACAGATGCAGAGAGTGACAAGGCTGCACCCAAACGAATGGAGATCGCCGGCCATTTTGTACACTTCGACGACGGCGCCTTCAAGCAACGTGGCGATTACTGGAGTACCCTTTCGGATATCCAGAACACGGCGCGGCTCATAAAGGAGTCGGTATCCGACAAGCGTTACCGGCATCTCCTGATCTATGCCCACGGCGGCCTGAATACGTCCAGGGCTTCCGCTACACGAATTTCCGCGCTTAAGGAAGGGTTCAAGCGTAATGGCATCTATCCCTTCCACGTGATGTATGACACCGGGCTGGTGGAGGAACTCAAGGACACGGTTATTCGTGCCTACCGTGGCGACCGCATGGAAGGCTTCCTGGGTGATCTCAAGGAAAAGTTGATCGATTTGAGCGATAAGCTGATTGAGGATGTCGTGCGCAAGCCGGTCACGC
Encoded here:
- a CDS encoding GntR family transcriptional regulator, with the translated sequence MLNPDSPIPLYHQICEQLQSRIREGVYPPGHMIPSETELAKSYGVGRPTVRQAMDILVQRGLIQRRRGSGTFVKEPSPQIDLFSLAGTSQAFSTKGVPTQKRVILPLNKQTVTGDVENPFHGKAAFAMSRLTVARDEPVLLEDIFLDPDLFAGIEHMALGDNSLSRVVSERFYLAPSDGTQQFQVEPLNEQRASILNLGTSYLFVNRN
- a CDS encoding C1 family peptidase, with translation MENTTTFQIKSVKVDGKNRVLNARKDTPDIRDRMYEPALIPLKPVIDKRGLVPKILDQGTEGACTGFGLAAVINLLNAEKDTKFRVSPRMLYEMAKMHDEWPGEDYAGSSCRGAIRGWKNMGVCSEEIWPYDQDSPGEISIERASNARSNALGAYYRLSSELNDYHAALNEVGAIYVSADVHSG
- a CDS encoding transposase, with product MARRARAVAPGFPHHITQKGNRRQQTFFKDQDFKAYLALMEEWCLNYKVDIWAYCLMPNHIHLIAVPETKDGLIQVIGEAHRRYTRMINFRVGWRGHL